Proteins co-encoded in one Candidatus Acidiferrales bacterium genomic window:
- a CDS encoding PIG-L family deacetylase gives MKSRRLHLPFGDPHREWSIQKRFLGFLVLFLLVAFAAGDHPDLRGRGGLPPIKSGLAPPDRDLAAALERLRRFEHITRILYITAHPDDENAALLAYLSRGLGAEVALLTITRGEGGQNLMSPDQGPLLGLIRTEELLAADREYGIEQQFFTRAIDFGYTTRAQETLSRWGDPALADMVRVIRAYRPEVVISRWTGTILDGHGHHQAAGMLARHAVAAAADPNEYPDQLGRGSPPIESGLTPWRVARFFMEVPAPAPNTISIPVASFSPERGKSYFEIGRAGYANHRTQFTQSRRGGLERASRGGTAPPVYVRFVEENQPQPRMADFVERLDGLPLRYAFLEQKPDTPAGAAPVPSAAERLLAIHQAAERVRAFLLEAKAEDALRALAEMRAHLEALANDPVLDRLEPSDAARLRDIYERKQNELGALAAELAGLRVEAFAESPAVAGESILVRVILRANPEAHVGVPKSGEPGGAVSLRLPPGWQARPDGIGARLLPGGQAKRVTTEATAAGEGDIAAVFSVEVPADAVRLWPLAASDAIYEVADPWRAIGPRPVAIEAIVRFTAGGTTWEAPPVPVSVRGDAPEVSADRVLQPVPPFLLRLPDRMVIRHETGGTRRIVIPVAVRSLCDPAATGCRNPRLGAEAPEGWIVSVGRKISFARPDGTGSRAGDEALGQLVIVPPRSLAPGDYPLRCFVESEGKRYDVASTPYGYAGLAAQSYYHTAELTVRVMNLDVPQGLRIGYIAGPNDPVPAALERVGVTVDRLAENKLAFDDAAAFLRYDALVIGIRALELRPDILSRSGRWREYIEAGGTLVVEYQSPAVWNEAKLAPLPAAMDPQLPLRITDPKAPARILLPNHALLLQPNRITAEDFDGWVAERGLSFLSRFDAQYQAPLAFRDAAGTETSGGLVYARVGKGIFIYTGLSFFRQLPAGVPGAYRLLINLISQGRYPRY, from the coding sequence TTGAAATCAAGACGACTGCATTTGCCATTTGGCGATCCCCACAGGGAATGGTCCATCCAGAAACGGTTTCTCGGCTTCCTGGTCCTCTTCCTGCTCGTTGCGTTTGCCGCTGGCGATCATCCCGATTTGCGGGGACGTGGCGGGCTCCCCCCGATAAAATCGGGGCTCGCGCCACCCGATCGAGACTTGGCTGCTGCTCTCGAGCGGCTTCGCCGCTTTGAGCACATCACCCGCATCCTCTATATCACCGCGCATCCTGACGATGAAAACGCCGCCCTGCTGGCCTATCTGAGCCGCGGCCTCGGCGCGGAGGTTGCCTTGCTGACGATTACTCGCGGCGAGGGCGGTCAGAACCTGATGAGCCCGGACCAAGGGCCACTGCTGGGGTTGATCCGCACGGAAGAGCTCCTCGCTGCCGATCGAGAATACGGAATCGAACAGCAATTTTTCACCCGCGCCATCGATTTTGGCTATACGACCAGAGCTCAGGAAACACTGTCGCGATGGGGAGACCCGGCGCTCGCCGACATGGTGCGGGTGATTCGCGCCTACCGGCCGGAAGTCGTCATTTCCCGTTGGACCGGAACCATCCTGGACGGCCACGGCCACCACCAGGCGGCCGGAATGCTGGCCCGCCACGCTGTCGCTGCTGCGGCAGATCCGAACGAGTATCCGGACCAATTGGGTCGCGGGTCGCCCCCGATCGAATCGGGGCTGACGCCGTGGCGCGTGGCCCGCTTTTTCATGGAAGTTCCTGCGCCGGCGCCGAATACGATTAGCATCCCGGTCGCATCGTTTTCCCCGGAGCGCGGGAAAAGCTATTTTGAAATCGGCCGCGCCGGGTATGCGAATCACCGTACGCAATTCACGCAGTCCCGCCGCGGCGGGCTGGAAAGAGCCTCCCGCGGCGGGACTGCGCCACCCGTCTATGTTCGGTTTGTTGAAGAAAACCAACCGCAGCCCCGGATGGCTGATTTTGTCGAGCGGCTCGACGGCCTGCCCTTGCGCTACGCCTTCCTGGAACAAAAGCCTGATACCCCGGCTGGGGCGGCGCCCGTTCCTTCGGCTGCCGAGCGCTTGCTGGCCATCCATCAGGCAGCCGAGCGCGTGCGCGCCTTCCTGCTGGAAGCAAAAGCGGAGGATGCCCTGCGGGCACTCGCCGAGATGCGAGCGCACCTGGAGGCGCTGGCGAACGACCCGGTGCTCGACCGGCTCGAGCCCAGCGATGCAGCGCGTCTTCGCGACATCTATGAACGAAAGCAAAACGAACTGGGCGCGCTTGCCGCCGAGCTCGCCGGCCTTCGAGTGGAGGCCTTTGCCGAATCGCCAGCCGTCGCCGGCGAGAGCATCCTCGTCCGGGTCATTCTGCGAGCGAATCCGGAAGCGCACGTTGGGGTTCCGAAAAGCGGGGAACCGGGCGGCGCCGTTTCTCTTCGATTGCCGCCGGGTTGGCAGGCTCGCCCCGATGGAATCGGGGCGCGTCTTCTTCCCGGTGGGCAAGCAAAGCGAGTGACGACGGAGGCCACCGCGGCGGGTGAAGGTGACATCGCGGCCGTTTTCTCCGTTGAGGTTCCCGCCGATGCCGTACGGCTTTGGCCCTTGGCTGCTTCCGACGCGATTTATGAAGTGGCCGATCCCTGGCGAGCCATCGGGCCCCGGCCCGTCGCGATCGAAGCGATCGTCCGCTTCACTGCCGGCGGCACTACCTGGGAAGCGCCGCCCGTGCCGGTGAGCGTTCGAGGAGACGCCCCGGAAGTTTCTGCGGATCGGGTTCTCCAGCCAGTACCGCCGTTTTTGCTTCGCCTGCCGGACAGAATGGTGATCCGGCACGAGACCGGAGGAACCAGGCGGATCGTGATTCCGGTGGCCGTCCGGAGTCTTTGTGATCCCGCCGCGACGGGATGCCGCAATCCTCGGCTGGGTGCTGAAGCACCGGAAGGTTGGATAGTTTCCGTCGGCCGGAAAATTAGTTTTGCCCGCCCCGATGGGACCGGGTCCCGCGCGGGCGACGAAGCCCTTGGCCAGCTCGTGATCGTCCCACCACGCAGTCTGGCTCCGGGCGACTACCCGCTGCGGTGTTTTGTCGAAAGCGAGGGCAAGCGCTACGATGTTGCTTCGACGCCCTATGGTTACGCCGGTCTTGCCGCGCAGTCGTACTATCACACGGCGGAGCTGACGGTCCGCGTCATGAATCTGGATGTGCCCCAGGGCTTGCGCATCGGCTATATCGCCGGCCCCAACGACCCGGTGCCGGCGGCGCTCGAACGGGTCGGGGTAACCGTGGATCGCCTGGCTGAAAACAAGCTGGCGTTTGACGACGCCGCGGCGTTCTTGCGATACGACGCGCTGGTCATCGGCATTCGGGCGCTTGAGTTGCGGCCAGACATCTTGTCTCGCTCCGGCCGATGGCGCGAATACATCGAGGCGGGTGGTACTCTGGTGGTGGAGTACCAATCGCCTGCCGTCTGGAACGAGGCGAAGCTGGCGCCGCTGCCCGCCGCGATGGATCCCCAGCTCCCCCTTCGCATCACCGATCCCAAAGCGCCTGCGCGCATTCTTTTGCCAAACCATGCCCTGCTTTTGCAGCCCAACCGCATCACGGCGGAGGATTTTGATGGCTGGGTGGCGGAGCGCGGCTTGAGCTTCCTTTCCCGCTTCGACGCGCAGTACCAGGCGCCGCTGGCCTTTCGCGATGCCGCCGGAACAGAGACCAGCGGCGGCCTCGTCTATGCTCGCGTCGGGAAGGGAATATTCATCTATACGGGACTTTCGTTTTTCCGTCAGTTGCCCGCCGGCGTGCCGGGGGCGTACCGGCTGTTGATCAATCTCATCAGCCAGGGAAGGTATCCAAGGTATTAG